A part of Cotesia glomerata isolate CgM1 linkage group LG4, MPM_Cglom_v2.3, whole genome shotgun sequence genomic DNA contains:
- the LOC123263504 gene encoding serine/threonine-protein kinase ATG1-like isoform X12, with protein MIHVDESDPVGEIEPAFPYKDVTVRRDEFNSNYELQEELGRGKFGTVYLCKDKKNGLKLAVKIVNTTKKEDRRSVEREVEIMRRLQHPRLIQLYDAIDNTKQFYVVLELIEGGELFERVIDDDFVLTERSCAVFMRQICEGIEFVHSQNILHLDMKPENILCLTKEGNRIKIIDFGLARQFDPRKKLQVLFGTPEFVAPEVVNFDQIGYGTDMWSIGVICYVLLSGLSPFMGDTDVETMANVTIAKYDFDHEAFNNISEDAKDFIRRLLVKDKEKRISAHVCRFHPWLAPKSNSKTKKQSPLKKKKKTKKVAPLVVTPASPVVKNKSELDVTKDNLKQFVERWRDHPNSPYLFEDNGTVEREGDRSMSLKGQSPSPPESICSLTSEGAFDDRLFLNVPNLAFERRASEGQGQEYRDPASQIKIAEEIIKLSEHLRLLASREGNNKMAGDMANMDNMAYGEGKSKKVESEIEKNMAENTNMANMAQNMENMATRENVSLLKGNKIKKNTPDMENKANMAQNMAIGKDSGLLTGDKIKKNTPNMENMANMGDMATNMADQNTSKAKRTNMPNMENIGKNMANMAQNMENMADMAGNMANMGDMATNIADQNTSQVKRHNMADQDTSQVRRTNMSNMENKGKNMAYMANMAYGQDGSQMKALETESKVSSTKSSRVLINTSESETNEINEKLSAITRDRKLNGTKFNPHKSFQETVFNRFDREDVDIDLTPPWRKARAKHRFGETCRDVPRITNLQNLHKTMNLDEPNSAKNLLLKLLDEWDQEKPRGSALPRKSISVDWNDESIGRRSINSLARYFQTVQKSREFK; from the exons atgaTTCACGTTGACGAAAGTGATCCCGTTGGTG AAATTGAACCAGCATTTCCTTATAAAGATGTTACGGTGCGGCGTGATGAATTTAATAGCAATTATGAATTGCAAGAAGAATTGGGACG agGAAAGTTCGGAACAGTGTATCTATGTAAGGACAAAAAGAATGGGCTAAAATTAGCTGTGAAAATCGTAAATACAACCAAGAAGGAAGACAGACGCTCGGTGGAGCGCGAAGTTGAAATAATGCGCCGGTTACAGCATCCCCGGTTAATTCAATTATATGACGCAATTGATAATACTAAGCAGTTTTATGTTGTGTTAGAATT gaTTGAAGGAGGAGAATTGTTTGAGAGAGTGATTGACGACGATTTTGTTCTTACTGAAAGAAGTTGTGCGGTTTTTATGCGGCAAATTTGCGAAGGGATTGAATTTGTACattcacaaaatattttacatctTGATATGAag CCAGAAAACATCTTATGCTTAACCAAAGAAGGTAaccgaataaaaataatagactTTGGACTGGCCAGACAAtttgatccaagaaaaaaaCTCCAGGTTCTCTTTGGAACTCCTGAATTCGTAGCGCCTGAAGTTGTAAATTTTGATCAGATTGGATACGGAACTGATATGTGGAGCATTGGAGTGATCTGTTACGTTCT gttGTCGGGACTGTCGCCCTTCATGGGAGACACTGATGTCGAAACAATGGCGAACGTAACAATCGCTAAGTACGACTTCGATCACGAAGCTTTCAACAATATTTCAGAGGATGCCAAAGATTTCATACGTCGCTTGCTCGTTAAAGACAAAGA aaaacgAATTTCGGCACACGTTTGTCGGTTCCACCCGTGGTTGGCGCCAAAATCAAATTCAAAAACGAAGAAACAGTCACCattgaagaagaagaaaaagacaAAGAAAGTGGCGCCACTTGTTGTGACTCCAGCGTCGCCTgtagtcaaaaataaaagcgaACTGGACGTGACGAAAGACAACTTGAAGCAGTTTGTCGAAAGATGGCGGGACCACCCGAACAGTCCGTATCTCTTCGAGGACAATGGAACAGTCGAGAGAGAGGGGGACAGGTCAATGTCCTTGAAAGGTCAAAGCCCCTCCCCTCCTGAGAGTATTTGTAGTTTGACCTCAGAGGGCGCTTTTGACGACAGATTGTTTCTTAATGTTCCCAATTTGGCGTTCGAACGTCGCGCCTCTGAGGGTCAGGGCCAGGAGTATCGAGATCCGGCTTCTCAGATAAAAATTGCTGAGGAAATTATTAAACTATCGGAGCATTTGAGGTTACTGGCTAGTCGGGAGGGGAATAACAAGATGGCGGGTGATATGGCAAATATGGATAATATGGCATATGGAGAAGGTAAAAGTAAAAAGGTGGAAAGtgaaattgagaaaaatatggCAGAAAATACTAATATGGCAAATATGG CACAAAATATGG AAAATATGGCGACTAGAGAGAATGTTAGTTTATTAAAGGGGaacaaaattaagaaaaatacgCCAGATATGGAAAATAAGGCAAATATGGCACAAAATATGGCAATTGGAAAAGATAGTGGTCTATTAACAGgagataaaataaagaaaaatacacCAAATATGGAAAATATGGCAAATATGGGTGACATGGCAACAAATATGGCAGATCAGAATACTAGTAAAGCAAAACGGACCAATATGCCAAATATGGAAAATATAGGTAAAAATATGGCAAATATGGCACAAAATATGGAAAATATGGCAGATATGGC AGGAAATATGGCAAATATGGGTGATATGGCAACAAATATAGCAGATCAGAATACTAGTCAAGTTAAACGGCACAATATGGCAGATCAGGATACTAGTCAAGTTAGGCGGACCAATATGTCAAATATGGAGAATAAGGGTAAAAATATGGCATATATGGCAAATATGGCATATGGACAAGATGgtagtcaaatgaaagctcttgaaacGGAGAGTAAAGTTTCCTCAACAAAATCCAGCCGAGTGTTGATAAACACGTCAGAAAGTgaaacaaatgaaataaatgaaaaattaagtgCCATAACTCGAGACAGAAAATTAAATGGCACAAAATTTAACCCTCACAAAAGTTTCCAGGAAACTGTGTTCAACAGATTTGACCGAGAGGACGTTGACATCGACCTGACGCCGCCATGGCGGAAAGCCAGGGCCAAACATCGGTTCGGCGAAACTTGCCGAGATGTCCCGAGGATAACTAACCTGCAAAATTTGCACAAGACTATGAATTTAGACGAGCCAAACAGCgcgaaaaatttgttattgaaGCTGTTGGACGAGTGGGACCAAGAGAAGCCGAGGGGGTCAGCACTGCCCAGGAAGTCGATAAGTGTCGACTGGAACGACGAGTCGATTGGCCGACGGTCGATCAATTCTTTGGCGCGGTATTTTCAAACTGTCCAAAAGTCGCGGGAATTTAAATGA
- the LOC123263504 gene encoding calcium/calmodulin-dependent protein kinase type IV-like isoform X16 has translation MIHVDESDPVGEIEPAFPYKDVTVRRDEFNSNYELQEELGRGKFGTVYLCKDKKNGLKLAVKIVNTTKKEDRRSVEREVEIMRRLQHPRLIQLYDAIDNTKQFYVVLELIEGGELFERVIDDDFVLTERSCAVFMRQICEGIEFVHSQNILHLDMKPENILCLTKEGNRIKIIDFGLARQFDPRKKLQVLFGTPEFVAPEVVNFDQIGYGTDMWSIGVICYVLLSGLSPFMGDTDVETMANVTIAKYDFDHEAFNNISEDAKDFIRRLLVKDKEKRISAHVCRFHPWLAPKSNSKTKKQSPLKKKKKTKKVAPLVVTPASPVVKNKSELDVTKDNLKQFVERWRDHPNSPYLFEDNGTVEREGDRSMSLKGQSPSPPESICSLTSEGAFDDRLFLNVPNLAFERRASEGQGQEYRDPASQIKIAEEIIKLSEHLRLLASREGNNKMAGDMANMDNMAYGEGKSKKVESEIEKNMAENTNMANMAQNMENMADMAGNMANMGDMATNIADQNTSQVKRHNMADQDTSQVRRTNMSNMENKGKNMAYMANMAYGQDGSQMKALETESKVSSTKSSRVLINTSESETNEINEKLSAITRDRKLNGTKFNPHKSFQETVFNRFDREDVDIDLTPPWRKARAKHRFGETCRDVPRITNLQNLHKTMNLDEPNSAKNLLLKLLDEWDQEKPRGSALPRKSISVDWNDESIGRRSINSLARYFQTVQKSREFK, from the exons atgaTTCACGTTGACGAAAGTGATCCCGTTGGTG AAATTGAACCAGCATTTCCTTATAAAGATGTTACGGTGCGGCGTGATGAATTTAATAGCAATTATGAATTGCAAGAAGAATTGGGACG agGAAAGTTCGGAACAGTGTATCTATGTAAGGACAAAAAGAATGGGCTAAAATTAGCTGTGAAAATCGTAAATACAACCAAGAAGGAAGACAGACGCTCGGTGGAGCGCGAAGTTGAAATAATGCGCCGGTTACAGCATCCCCGGTTAATTCAATTATATGACGCAATTGATAATACTAAGCAGTTTTATGTTGTGTTAGAATT gaTTGAAGGAGGAGAATTGTTTGAGAGAGTGATTGACGACGATTTTGTTCTTACTGAAAGAAGTTGTGCGGTTTTTATGCGGCAAATTTGCGAAGGGATTGAATTTGTACattcacaaaatattttacatctTGATATGAag CCAGAAAACATCTTATGCTTAACCAAAGAAGGTAaccgaataaaaataatagactTTGGACTGGCCAGACAAtttgatccaagaaaaaaaCTCCAGGTTCTCTTTGGAACTCCTGAATTCGTAGCGCCTGAAGTTGTAAATTTTGATCAGATTGGATACGGAACTGATATGTGGAGCATTGGAGTGATCTGTTACGTTCT gttGTCGGGACTGTCGCCCTTCATGGGAGACACTGATGTCGAAACAATGGCGAACGTAACAATCGCTAAGTACGACTTCGATCACGAAGCTTTCAACAATATTTCAGAGGATGCCAAAGATTTCATACGTCGCTTGCTCGTTAAAGACAAAGA aaaacgAATTTCGGCACACGTTTGTCGGTTCCACCCGTGGTTGGCGCCAAAATCAAATTCAAAAACGAAGAAACAGTCACCattgaagaagaagaaaaagacaAAGAAAGTGGCGCCACTTGTTGTGACTCCAGCGTCGCCTgtagtcaaaaataaaagcgaACTGGACGTGACGAAAGACAACTTGAAGCAGTTTGTCGAAAGATGGCGGGACCACCCGAACAGTCCGTATCTCTTCGAGGACAATGGAACAGTCGAGAGAGAGGGGGACAGGTCAATGTCCTTGAAAGGTCAAAGCCCCTCCCCTCCTGAGAGTATTTGTAGTTTGACCTCAGAGGGCGCTTTTGACGACAGATTGTTTCTTAATGTTCCCAATTTGGCGTTCGAACGTCGCGCCTCTGAGGGTCAGGGCCAGGAGTATCGAGATCCGGCTTCTCAGATAAAAATTGCTGAGGAAATTATTAAACTATCGGAGCATTTGAGGTTACTGGCTAGTCGGGAGGGGAATAACAAGATGGCGGGTGATATGGCAAATATGGATAATATGGCATATGGAGAAGGTAAAAGTAAAAAGGTGGAAAGtgaaattgagaaaaatatggCAGAAAATACTAATATGGCAAATATGG CACAAAATATGGAAAATATGGCAGATATGGC AGGAAATATGGCAAATATGGGTGATATGGCAACAAATATAGCAGATCAGAATACTAGTCAAGTTAAACGGCACAATATGGCAGATCAGGATACTAGTCAAGTTAGGCGGACCAATATGTCAAATATGGAGAATAAGGGTAAAAATATGGCATATATGGCAAATATGGCATATGGACAAGATGgtagtcaaatgaaagctcttgaaacGGAGAGTAAAGTTTCCTCAACAAAATCCAGCCGAGTGTTGATAAACACGTCAGAAAGTgaaacaaatgaaataaatgaaaaattaagtgCCATAACTCGAGACAGAAAATTAAATGGCACAAAATTTAACCCTCACAAAAGTTTCCAGGAAACTGTGTTCAACAGATTTGACCGAGAGGACGTTGACATCGACCTGACGCCGCCATGGCGGAAAGCCAGGGCCAAACATCGGTTCGGCGAAACTTGCCGAGATGTCCCGAGGATAACTAACCTGCAAAATTTGCACAAGACTATGAATTTAGACGAGCCAAACAGCgcgaaaaatttgttattgaaGCTGTTGGACGAGTGGGACCAAGAGAAGCCGAGGGGGTCAGCACTGCCCAGGAAGTCGATAAGTGTCGACTGGAACGACGAGTCGATTGGCCGACGGTCGATCAATTCTTTGGCGCGGTATTTTCAAACTGTCCAAAAGTCGCGGGAATTTAAATGA
- the LOC123263504 gene encoding calcium/calmodulin-dependent protein kinase type IV-like isoform X14 yields MIHVDESDPVGEIEPAFPYKDVTVRRDEFNSNYELQEELGRGKFGTVYLCKDKKNGLKLAVKIVNTTKKEDRRSVEREVEIMRRLQHPRLIQLYDAIDNTKQFYVVLELIEGGELFERVIDDDFVLTERSCAVFMRQICEGIEFVHSQNILHLDMKPENILCLTKEGNRIKIIDFGLARQFDPRKKLQVLFGTPEFVAPEVVNFDQIGYGTDMWSIGVICYVLLSGLSPFMGDTDVETMANVTIAKYDFDHEAFNNISEDAKDFIRRLLVKDKEKRISAHVCRFHPWLAPKSNSKTKKQSPLKKKKKTKKVAPLVVTPASPVVKNKSELDVTKDNLKQFVERWRDHPNSPYLFEDNGTVEREGDRSMSLKGQSPSPPESICSLTSEGAFDDRLFLNVPNLAFERRASEGQGQEYRDPASQIKIAEEIIKLSEHLRLLASREGNNKMAGDMANMDNMAYGEGKSKKVESEIEKNMAENTNMANMAQNMAIGKDSGLLTGDKIKKNTPNMENMANMGDMATNMADQNTSKAKRTNMPNMENIGKNMANMAQNMENMADMAGNMANMGDMATNIADQNTSQVKRHNMADQDTSQVRRTNMSNMENKGKNMAYMANMAYGQDGSQMKALETESKVSSTKSSRVLINTSESETNEINEKLSAITRDRKLNGTKFNPHKSFQETVFNRFDREDVDIDLTPPWRKARAKHRFGETCRDVPRITNLQNLHKTMNLDEPNSAKNLLLKLLDEWDQEKPRGSALPRKSISVDWNDESIGRRSINSLARYFQTVQKSREFK; encoded by the exons atgaTTCACGTTGACGAAAGTGATCCCGTTGGTG AAATTGAACCAGCATTTCCTTATAAAGATGTTACGGTGCGGCGTGATGAATTTAATAGCAATTATGAATTGCAAGAAGAATTGGGACG agGAAAGTTCGGAACAGTGTATCTATGTAAGGACAAAAAGAATGGGCTAAAATTAGCTGTGAAAATCGTAAATACAACCAAGAAGGAAGACAGACGCTCGGTGGAGCGCGAAGTTGAAATAATGCGCCGGTTACAGCATCCCCGGTTAATTCAATTATATGACGCAATTGATAATACTAAGCAGTTTTATGTTGTGTTAGAATT gaTTGAAGGAGGAGAATTGTTTGAGAGAGTGATTGACGACGATTTTGTTCTTACTGAAAGAAGTTGTGCGGTTTTTATGCGGCAAATTTGCGAAGGGATTGAATTTGTACattcacaaaatattttacatctTGATATGAag CCAGAAAACATCTTATGCTTAACCAAAGAAGGTAaccgaataaaaataatagactTTGGACTGGCCAGACAAtttgatccaagaaaaaaaCTCCAGGTTCTCTTTGGAACTCCTGAATTCGTAGCGCCTGAAGTTGTAAATTTTGATCAGATTGGATACGGAACTGATATGTGGAGCATTGGAGTGATCTGTTACGTTCT gttGTCGGGACTGTCGCCCTTCATGGGAGACACTGATGTCGAAACAATGGCGAACGTAACAATCGCTAAGTACGACTTCGATCACGAAGCTTTCAACAATATTTCAGAGGATGCCAAAGATTTCATACGTCGCTTGCTCGTTAAAGACAAAGA aaaacgAATTTCGGCACACGTTTGTCGGTTCCACCCGTGGTTGGCGCCAAAATCAAATTCAAAAACGAAGAAACAGTCACCattgaagaagaagaaaaagacaAAGAAAGTGGCGCCACTTGTTGTGACTCCAGCGTCGCCTgtagtcaaaaataaaagcgaACTGGACGTGACGAAAGACAACTTGAAGCAGTTTGTCGAAAGATGGCGGGACCACCCGAACAGTCCGTATCTCTTCGAGGACAATGGAACAGTCGAGAGAGAGGGGGACAGGTCAATGTCCTTGAAAGGTCAAAGCCCCTCCCCTCCTGAGAGTATTTGTAGTTTGACCTCAGAGGGCGCTTTTGACGACAGATTGTTTCTTAATGTTCCCAATTTGGCGTTCGAACGTCGCGCCTCTGAGGGTCAGGGCCAGGAGTATCGAGATCCGGCTTCTCAGATAAAAATTGCTGAGGAAATTATTAAACTATCGGAGCATTTGAGGTTACTGGCTAGTCGGGAGGGGAATAACAAGATGGCGGGTGATATGGCAAATATGGATAATATGGCATATGGAGAAGGTAAAAGTAAAAAGGTGGAAAGtgaaattgagaaaaatatggCAGAAAATACTAATATG GCAAATATGGCACAAAATATGGCAATTGGAAAAGATAGTGGTCTATTAACAGgagataaaataaagaaaaatacacCAAATATGGAAAATATGGCAAATATGGGTGACATGGCAACAAATATGGCAGATCAGAATACTAGTAAAGCAAAACGGACCAATATGCCAAATATGGAAAATATAGGTAAAAATATGGCAAATATGGCACAAAATATGGAAAATATGGCAGATATGGC AGGAAATATGGCAAATATGGGTGATATGGCAACAAATATAGCAGATCAGAATACTAGTCAAGTTAAACGGCACAATATGGCAGATCAGGATACTAGTCAAGTTAGGCGGACCAATATGTCAAATATGGAGAATAAGGGTAAAAATATGGCATATATGGCAAATATGGCATATGGACAAGATGgtagtcaaatgaaagctcttgaaacGGAGAGTAAAGTTTCCTCAACAAAATCCAGCCGAGTGTTGATAAACACGTCAGAAAGTgaaacaaatgaaataaatgaaaaattaagtgCCATAACTCGAGACAGAAAATTAAATGGCACAAAATTTAACCCTCACAAAAGTTTCCAGGAAACTGTGTTCAACAGATTTGACCGAGAGGACGTTGACATCGACCTGACGCCGCCATGGCGGAAAGCCAGGGCCAAACATCGGTTCGGCGAAACTTGCCGAGATGTCCCGAGGATAACTAACCTGCAAAATTTGCACAAGACTATGAATTTAGACGAGCCAAACAGCgcgaaaaatttgttattgaaGCTGTTGGACGAGTGGGACCAAGAGAAGCCGAGGGGGTCAGCACTGCCCAGGAAGTCGATAAGTGTCGACTGGAACGACGAGTCGATTGGCCGACGGTCGATCAATTCTTTGGCGCGGTATTTTCAAACTGTCCAAAAGTCGCGGGAATTTAAATGA
- the LOC123263504 gene encoding uncharacterized protein LOC123263504 isoform X10 — MIHVDESDPVGEIEPAFPYKDVTVRRDEFNSNYELQEELGRGKFGTVYLCKDKKNGLKLAVKIVNTTKKEDRRSVEREVEIMRRLQHPRLIQLYDAIDNTKQFYVVLELIEGGELFERVIDDDFVLTERSCAVFMRQICEGIEFVHSQNILHLDMKPENILCLTKEGNRIKIIDFGLARQFDPRKKLQVLFGTPEFVAPEVVNFDQIGYGTDMWSIGVICYVLLSGLSPFMGDTDVETMANVTIAKYDFDHEAFNNISEDAKDFIRRLLVKDKEKRISAHVCRFHPWLAPKSNSKTKKQSPLKKKKKTKKVAPLVVTPASPVVKNKSELDVTKDNLKQFVERWRDHPNSPYLFEDNGTVEREGDRSMSLKGQSPSPPESICSLTSEGAFDDRLFLNVPNLAFERRASEGQGQEYRDPASQIKIAEEIIKLSEHLRLLASREGNNKMAGDMANMDNMAYGEGKSKKVESEIEKNMAENTNMANMAQNMGNMANMDNMAQNMATRENVSLLKGNKIKKNTPDMENKANMAQNMAIGKDSGLLTGDKIKKNTPNMENMANMGDMATNMADQNTSKAKRTNMPNMENIGKNMANMAQNMENMADMAGNMANMGDMATNIADQNTSQVKRHNMADQDTSQVRRTNMSNMENKGKNMAYMANMAYGQDGSQMKALETESKVSSTKSSRVLINTSESETNEINEKLSAITRDRKLNGTKFNPHKSFQETVFNRFDREDVDIDLTPPWRKARAKHRFGETCRDVPRITNLQNLHKTMNLDEPNSAKNLLLKLLDEWDQEKPRGSALPRKSISVDWNDESIGRRSINSLARYFQTVQKSREFK; from the exons atgaTTCACGTTGACGAAAGTGATCCCGTTGGTG AAATTGAACCAGCATTTCCTTATAAAGATGTTACGGTGCGGCGTGATGAATTTAATAGCAATTATGAATTGCAAGAAGAATTGGGACG agGAAAGTTCGGAACAGTGTATCTATGTAAGGACAAAAAGAATGGGCTAAAATTAGCTGTGAAAATCGTAAATACAACCAAGAAGGAAGACAGACGCTCGGTGGAGCGCGAAGTTGAAATAATGCGCCGGTTACAGCATCCCCGGTTAATTCAATTATATGACGCAATTGATAATACTAAGCAGTTTTATGTTGTGTTAGAATT gaTTGAAGGAGGAGAATTGTTTGAGAGAGTGATTGACGACGATTTTGTTCTTACTGAAAGAAGTTGTGCGGTTTTTATGCGGCAAATTTGCGAAGGGATTGAATTTGTACattcacaaaatattttacatctTGATATGAag CCAGAAAACATCTTATGCTTAACCAAAGAAGGTAaccgaataaaaataatagactTTGGACTGGCCAGACAAtttgatccaagaaaaaaaCTCCAGGTTCTCTTTGGAACTCCTGAATTCGTAGCGCCTGAAGTTGTAAATTTTGATCAGATTGGATACGGAACTGATATGTGGAGCATTGGAGTGATCTGTTACGTTCT gttGTCGGGACTGTCGCCCTTCATGGGAGACACTGATGTCGAAACAATGGCGAACGTAACAATCGCTAAGTACGACTTCGATCACGAAGCTTTCAACAATATTTCAGAGGATGCCAAAGATTTCATACGTCGCTTGCTCGTTAAAGACAAAGA aaaacgAATTTCGGCACACGTTTGTCGGTTCCACCCGTGGTTGGCGCCAAAATCAAATTCAAAAACGAAGAAACAGTCACCattgaagaagaagaaaaagacaAAGAAAGTGGCGCCACTTGTTGTGACTCCAGCGTCGCCTgtagtcaaaaataaaagcgaACTGGACGTGACGAAAGACAACTTGAAGCAGTTTGTCGAAAGATGGCGGGACCACCCGAACAGTCCGTATCTCTTCGAGGACAATGGAACAGTCGAGAGAGAGGGGGACAGGTCAATGTCCTTGAAAGGTCAAAGCCCCTCCCCTCCTGAGAGTATTTGTAGTTTGACCTCAGAGGGCGCTTTTGACGACAGATTGTTTCTTAATGTTCCCAATTTGGCGTTCGAACGTCGCGCCTCTGAGGGTCAGGGCCAGGAGTATCGAGATCCGGCTTCTCAGATAAAAATTGCTGAGGAAATTATTAAACTATCGGAGCATTTGAGGTTACTGGCTAGTCGGGAGGGGAATAACAAGATGGCGGGTGATATGGCAAATATGGATAATATGGCATATGGAGAAGGTAAAAGTAAAAAGGTGGAAAGtgaaattgagaaaaatatggCAGAAAATACTAATATGGCAAATATGG CACAAAATATGGGTAATATGGCAAATATGGATAATATGGCACAAAATATGGCGACTAGAGAGAATGTTAGTTTATTAAAGGGGaacaaaattaagaaaaatacgCCAGATATGGAAAATAAGGCAAATATGGCACAAAATATGGCAATTGGAAAAGATAGTGGTCTATTAACAGgagataaaataaagaaaaatacacCAAATATGGAAAATATGGCAAATATGGGTGACATGGCAACAAATATGGCAGATCAGAATACTAGTAAAGCAAAACGGACCAATATGCCAAATATGGAAAATATAGGTAAAAATATGGCAAATATGGCACAAAATATGGAAAATATGGCAGATATGGC AGGAAATATGGCAAATATGGGTGATATGGCAACAAATATAGCAGATCAGAATACTAGTCAAGTTAAACGGCACAATATGGCAGATCAGGATACTAGTCAAGTTAGGCGGACCAATATGTCAAATATGGAGAATAAGGGTAAAAATATGGCATATATGGCAAATATGGCATATGGACAAGATGgtagtcaaatgaaagctcttgaaacGGAGAGTAAAGTTTCCTCAACAAAATCCAGCCGAGTGTTGATAAACACGTCAGAAAGTgaaacaaatgaaataaatgaaaaattaagtgCCATAACTCGAGACAGAAAATTAAATGGCACAAAATTTAACCCTCACAAAAGTTTCCAGGAAACTGTGTTCAACAGATTTGACCGAGAGGACGTTGACATCGACCTGACGCCGCCATGGCGGAAAGCCAGGGCCAAACATCGGTTCGGCGAAACTTGCCGAGATGTCCCGAGGATAACTAACCTGCAAAATTTGCACAAGACTATGAATTTAGACGAGCCAAACAGCgcgaaaaatttgttattgaaGCTGTTGGACGAGTGGGACCAAGAGAAGCCGAGGGGGTCAGCACTGCCCAGGAAGTCGATAAGTGTCGACTGGAACGACGAGTCGATTGGCCGACGGTCGATCAATTCTTTGGCGCGGTATTTTCAAACTGTCCAAAAGTCGCGGGAATTTAAATGA